Proteins from a genomic interval of Thermodesulfobacteriota bacterium:
- a CDS encoding SDR family oxidoreductase: MDLGIKNKVAIVAASSKGLGKGVALGLAEEGVNLTICARGIEALEDTAEEIRSKAGVGVLPIQADVSNADDIKRVVSETLHKYSKLHILINNAGGPPLGYFADFSLEDWKRALGLNLLSTISFMKESIPHMRKQKWGRIVNITSVAVKQPIEGLILSNTSRAGVIGLTKTLSNEYAKDNILFNNVCPGRILTDRIIHLAETRAKNANMSVEEVLSSMEKDIPIGRIGKPKELADLVVFLSSERASYITGTTIQVDGGAVKGIY, from the coding sequence ATGGATCTTGGAATAAAAAATAAGGTCGCAATAGTAGCAGCATCCAGTAAAGGCTTGGGTAAAGGCGTTGCATTGGGACTTGCTGAGGAAGGGGTGAATTTAACCATCTGTGCAAGGGGCATAGAGGCATTAGAAGACACTGCCGAAGAAATAAGGTCCAAAGCCGGCGTAGGTGTTTTACCAATCCAAGCCGACGTCTCAAATGCTGATGACATTAAACGCGTGGTTTCCGAAACGTTGCATAAGTACTCCAAGCTTCACATTCTGATAAACAATGCAGGGGGACCTCCCTTGGGATATTTTGCCGATTTCTCTCTTGAGGATTGGAAGCGAGCCTTAGGACTTAACCTATTGAGCACTATAAGCTTCATGAAAGAATCAATTCCACACATGAGAAAACAAAAATGGGGAAGGATTGTAAACATTACTTCAGTAGCCGTTAAGCAGCCCATCGAAGGGCTAATCCTCTCGAATACTTCAAGGGCTGGAGTAATAGGCCTCACCAAAACATTATCCAATGAATATGCTAAGGATAATATCTTATTCAACAATGTTTGCCCTGGCAGAATACTTACCGACAGGATAATCCACCTGGCCGAAACCAGAGCCAAGAATGCCAATATGAGCGTTGAAGAAGTGTTATCGTCCATGGAAAAAGACATACCGATAGGAAGAATTGGTAAGCCGAAAGAATTAGCTGACCTTGTTGTATTCCTTTCATCGGAAAGGGCAAGTTATATAACCGGAACGACTATACAGGTAGACGGAGGAGCTGTGAAAGGAATATATTAG
- a CDS encoding (Fe-S)-binding protein, whose product MALKKEGTEIKAYIFITCLVDTFFPHVGESMVEVLRRIGVDLDFLGDQTCCGQPAFNSGYHSDAKILAKRFLSLFDRDDYIVCPSGSCTSMVKIFYKELFKNNPEMHEIIERVSLRTHEFSDFIVNVLKMKDVGAYYAGKVTYHDSCHLLRELKIKDEPRKLINSVKGIDFIEMNNSDSCCGFGGTFSIKFPDVSVSILDEKLENIINTGAEAVVSADMGCLMQIGGALKRRKIPIETMHLAELLASDRG is encoded by the coding sequence ATTGCTCTCAAAAAGGAAGGCACTGAAATAAAAGCCTACATATTTATAACTTGCCTAGTCGATACCTTTTTTCCTCATGTCGGCGAAAGCATGGTAGAGGTTCTCAGAAGAATTGGTGTAGATTTAGATTTTCTTGGAGACCAAACCTGCTGCGGACAACCTGCCTTTAATAGCGGTTATCATTCCGATGCCAAAATACTTGCAAAGAGGTTTCTTTCTCTATTTGATCGTGATGACTATATCGTCTGTCCTTCAGGCTCATGTACAAGTATGGTAAAGATTTTTTATAAGGAACTATTTAAGAACAATCCGGAAATGCATGAAATCATCGAGAGGGTATCATTGAGGACTCATGAGTTTTCTGATTTCATTGTAAACGTATTGAAAATGAAAGACGTAGGAGCTTATTATGCTGGTAAGGTTACGTATCACGACTCCTGTCATCTATTAAGAGAGTTGAAAATTAAGGATGAGCCCAGAAAACTCATTAATTCCGTCAAGGGGATCGATTTTATTGAGATGAACAATAGCGATTCATGCTGTGGTTTCGGAGGAACATTCTCAATAAAGTTTCCAGACGTATCTGTTTCCATATTAGACGAAAAGCTAGAAAATATTATAAACACGGGTGCCGAAGCGGTAGTATCAGCGGATATGGGATGTCTTATGCAGATTGGCGGAGCACTAAAAAGAAGAAAAATCCCTATCGAGACCATGCATTTGGCAGAACTCCTCGCTTCGGATCGAGGCTAA
- a CDS encoding lactate utilization protein, which translates to MGISSRDKILNTIKRGIYRPGDEKTDAPESIFHKEADLHNYRRETRTAQNLVQESENLIENFMNELTKVNGIAKVINNEDQIKEYLSNLTAESNSKSFLVWETALIKKLKVIEYLESNGLRLIKSHDKEQLAKADIGITEADYAIADSGTLVLFSNPKKPRLVSLIAPVHIAILESKKIVHNIFQLFQIVKHEYHQEMRGKNPMRCLTFITGPSRTADIELNLTLGVHGPKEVHILIYNK; encoded by the coding sequence ATGGGAATAAGTTCCAGGGATAAGATATTAAATACGATAAAAAGAGGAATTTATAGGCCTGGTGATGAAAAGACGGATGCTCCAGAATCCATATTCCATAAAGAAGCTGATTTACATAACTACAGACGAGAAACACGAACTGCTCAGAACCTGGTACAGGAAAGCGAGAACCTCATTGAAAATTTCATGAATGAGCTAACTAAGGTAAATGGGATCGCTAAAGTAATAAATAACGAGGATCAAATCAAGGAGTATCTTTCTAACTTAACTGCTGAATCTAATTCAAAATCATTCCTGGTATGGGAAACGGCTTTAATCAAGAAATTGAAGGTTATTGAATATCTTGAAAGTAATGGGCTAAGGCTAATTAAGTCACATGATAAAGAGCAACTTGCAAAAGCAGATATAGGTATTACCGAAGCGGATTATGCAATTGCTGATTCAGGAACCTTGGTTTTATTCTCAAATCCGAAGAAACCACGGTTAGTATCACTTATAGCTCCAGTACATATAGCTATTTTAGAGTCAAAAAAGATCGTTCACAATATTTTTCAGTTATTTCAGATAGTTAAGCATGAATATCATCAGGAAATGCGTGGTAAAAATCCCATGCGTTGTCTCACATTTATCACAGGTCCTAGCCGAACTGCGGATATCGAGTTAAATCTAACTTTAGGAGTACATGGACCGAAGGAAGTACATATTTTGATATACAATAAATAA
- a CDS encoding LutB/LldF family L-lactate oxidation iron-sulfur protein — MGLYRHDFNKESDKALKDENLQKALRFTTDRFRERRKTAIAEVDNWEDLRSIAREIKKETISRLDTYLELLEENIVKNGGIVHWAKDADEATKIILEIALNGKVKSVVKSKSMATEEIELNYALNNAGIEAIETDLGEYIIQLAGETPSHIIAPAIHKTKEDISKLFSEKLKIPYYTEPEDLTRIARDKLRQKFLMADMGVSGANFAVAETGTIVIVENEGNARLTTTLPRIHVALMGLEKVIPRFEDLALFLSILARSATGQKMSSYVSLISGPKRKSEKDGPEEFHLVLLDNGRSNILASDETRESLYCIRCGACLNICPVYRKVGGHSYGWVYSGPIGAIISPQLLGFDKAPDLPFASSLCGACKDVCPLKIDIPKVLLELRNRVIEENRKMNRVGVRTFESLGIKLWRLSMQSPRVYMALITLAYYVQKLWNRGNGHNITLLPPPFSQWAKNRDLPVFAKKPFRKRWDEIKDEQVWE, encoded by the coding sequence ATGGGGTTATATAGACACGATTTTAATAAAGAATCAGACAAGGCCTTGAAAGATGAAAACCTTCAGAAGGCTTTGAGATTTACAACAGATCGCTTTAGAGAAAGAAGAAAAACTGCAATTGCGGAAGTAGATAATTGGGAAGATTTAAGATCTATAGCGAGAGAAATAAAAAAGGAAACAATTTCAAGGCTTGACACATACCTGGAGCTGCTAGAAGAAAACATCGTTAAAAATGGAGGAATAGTTCATTGGGCTAAGGATGCTGATGAGGCGACGAAGATAATTCTAGAGATTGCTTTGAATGGGAAAGTGAAGTCAGTCGTTAAGAGTAAGTCGATGGCAACAGAAGAAATTGAGCTCAACTATGCGCTTAACAATGCGGGAATAGAGGCCATTGAAACAGATCTTGGTGAATATATTATTCAACTTGCCGGTGAAACACCGTCACATATAATCGCTCCGGCTATTCACAAAACTAAAGAAGATATTTCAAAACTTTTTTCAGAAAAGTTGAAGATCCCTTATTACACCGAACCCGAAGACCTCACAAGGATAGCTAGGGATAAACTAAGACAGAAGTTTCTGATGGCAGACATGGGAGTATCAGGTGCAAACTTTGCTGTGGCAGAGACCGGTACTATTGTAATCGTTGAAAATGAAGGGAATGCTAGGTTGACAACTACTCTACCAAGGATACATGTTGCCCTCATGGGTCTAGAAAAGGTAATTCCTCGCTTCGAGGATTTAGCGCTGTTTCTGAGCATACTGGCAAGAAGCGCTACGGGTCAAAAGATGTCTTCATACGTGTCCCTTATAAGTGGTCCAAAGAGAAAAAGCGAAAAAGATGGCCCTGAAGAATTTCATCTCGTATTACTGGATAATGGAAGATCAAATATTCTGGCCTCTGATGAAACCAGGGAATCCCTTTATTGTATAAGGTGTGGTGCCTGTCTTAACATCTGTCCTGTTTACAGAAAGGTCGGAGGACATTCATATGGTTGGGTCTATTCCGGTCCTATTGGTGCGATCATATCTCCGCAACTCCTGGGGTTTGATAAAGCACCTGACCTTCCATTTGCTTCCTCTCTTTGTGGAGCGTGTAAAGATGTTTGTCCCCTGAAAATCGATATACCGAAGGTTCTATTGGAACTCAGGAATAGGGTCATTGAAGAAAACAGAAAAATGAATAGGGTAGGGGTTAGGACATTCGAGAGCCTGGGAATCAAACTCTGGCGCCTATCGATGCAGAGTCCAAGGGTTTATATGGCATTAATCACATTAGCCTATTATGTTCAAAAACTGTGGAATCGTGGAAATGGACATAATATAACCTTGCTGCCCCCACCGTTCTCACAATGGGCGAAAAACAGAGATCTACCAGTCTTTGCGAAAAAACCCTTCAGGAAACGATGGGATGAAATAAAGGATGAACAAGTATGGGAATAA
- a CDS encoding SDR family NAD(P)-dependent oxidoreductase, which yields MKLKDKTALITGGSKGIGKGIAKAFLKEGAIVIICGRNERDLKRTRDDLSKYGNISYIKADISKRNQVKSLKNKIERMFGKLDVLVNNASVLGLRKPIMDYDEDIWQETIHINLNAQFFVTKALLPLLMNANNPSIINVSSSVGRRGKGGWGAYAASKFGLEGLTQVLADELKSNVRVNSVNPGGTRTEMRAEAYPEEDPETLPTPDDIAPIFVYLASDDSISVTGEAFNARDWMREQQSMQ from the coding sequence ATGAAGCTTAAAGATAAGACCGCTCTCATTACCGGAGGTAGCAAAGGCATTGGCAAAGGTATTGCCAAAGCCTTTCTAAAGGAAGGGGCTATTGTTATAATTTGTGGAAGAAATGAAAGAGATTTGAAAAGAACCCGCGACGATTTGAGCAAATATGGGAATATCTCATATATCAAAGCCGATATATCTAAAAGGAATCAGGTTAAATCACTGAAAAATAAGATAGAACGGATGTTTGGTAAGCTGGATGTCTTGGTGAACAATGCCAGTGTACTTGGACTTCGTAAACCTATAATGGATTATGACGAGGATATTTGGCAAGAGACAATTCATATAAACCTGAATGCTCAATTTTTCGTGACCAAGGCGCTGCTCCCGCTATTAATGAATGCAAATAATCCTTCAATAATTAACGTTAGTTCAAGCGTTGGAAGACGCGGTAAAGGTGGATGGGGAGCCTATGCTGCATCAAAATTCGGACTTGAGGGCCTAACACAGGTGCTTGCAGATGAATTGAAGTCAAACGTACGAGTTAATTCTGTTAATCCTGGCGGTACAAGGACAGAGATGCGTGCGGAGGCTTATCCGGAGGAAGATCCTGAAACCCTTCCGACCCCGGATGATATAGCGCCAATTTTCGTATATCTAGCATCTGATGATTCAATCAGTGTGACCGGTGAAGCCTTCAATGCGAGAGATTGGATGCGTGAACAGCAAAGTATGCAATAG
- a CDS encoding DsbA family protein codes for MKIFLGLITVGVLISIALSAWILLELESVKSDISVRNQEISSAMEDLKKLAASRPDARPASPTPARPQNVTVSIDDDPVKGDPKAPVTVIEFSDYQCPFCKRFYDQVLPSLENEYISKGKVRLVFRDYPLDFHKNALPAAIAANCAGEQGKYWEVHNFLFENPNKLDTASILSSTEELNLNRETLEKCVNDKTKEAEINKDFQEGQLYGVRGTPSFFVGKTDDNKNEMTGVYIRGAQPFQVFKAEIDKLLAEK; via the coding sequence ATGAAGATATTTTTAGGATTGATTACCGTTGGTGTTTTAATAAGCATCGCGCTTAGTGCATGGATACTTCTAGAATTGGAATCAGTTAAGAGCGATATTAGTGTCAGGAATCAAGAAATATCTAGCGCCATGGAAGACTTAAAGAAGTTAGCTGCGTCGAGGCCTGACGCACGTCCCGCTTCTCCCACCCCTGCCAGACCTCAAAATGTTACAGTGAGTATAGACGATGACCCTGTGAAGGGGGATCCTAAGGCACCTGTTACAGTGATTGAGTTTAGTGATTATCAATGTCCATTCTGTAAGAGGTTTTATGATCAGGTCTTACCATCTTTGGAGAATGAGTACATTAGCAAAGGCAAGGTGAGACTTGTCTTCAGAGATTATCCACTGGATTTTCATAAAAATGCTCTTCCTGCTGCCATTGCTGCCAACTGTGCTGGGGAACAGGGAAAATACTGGGAAGTTCATAACTTCTTGTTTGAAAACCCGAATAAGCTCGATACTGCTAGTATACTAAGCTCTACAGAAGAGTTAAATCTCAATCGTGAAACACTTGAGAAATGTGTTAATGATAAGACAAAGGAAGCTGAGATTAATAAAGATTTTCAGGAAGGTCAGTTATACGGTGTAAGAGGTACCCCAAGTTTCTTTGTTGGAAAAACCGACGATAACAAGAATGAAATGACTGGTGTATACATCAGGGGAGCACAACCATTCCAAGTCTTTAAGGCAGAAATTGATAAACTCCTTGCTGAAAAATAG
- a CDS encoding zinc ribbon domain-containing protein: MPIYEYECTKCGEITEALQGFNDKPLKRCKICKGKLQRIVSLSSFHLKGNGWYSTDYAKNVGIPPRAEAQDNPAISDSTKGTKPSGDGDKKTAVEPKPAGSSRRVIEKNGIQRSE; the protein is encoded by the coding sequence ATGCCGATATATGAATATGAGTGCACTAAATGTGGCGAGATAACCGAAGCACTCCAGGGCTTTAATGACAAGCCACTTAAAAGATGCAAGATTTGTAAGGGAAAACTACAAAGAATAGTATCTCTCTCTTCCTTTCATTTAAAGGGCAATGGCTGGTATTCAACCGATTATGCAAAGAATGTTGGAATCCCCCCCAGGGCCGAAGCCCAGGATAATCCGGCAATTTCCGACAGCACGAAGGGGACTAAACCGAGCGGGGATGGCGATAAGAAAACGGCTGTCGAGCCAAAACCTGCCGGATCATCCAGAAGGGTTATCGAAAAAAACGGTATACAAAGGTCTGAATAG
- a CDS encoding helix-hairpin-helix domain-containing protein has translation MNDNYDFAKSYNRSILLLSLFITVFYSLNTYIQKISSPKEKTPISKPVYLEIAKENQSPYIVELNGDYEANRFVESYRLHRLPKNGDKLIITAENKVIFSRMNGRKSLVLGVPIGINSATFEDLENLPGIGTKLAQKIIEYRKFNRNFKNLYELEKIDGIGEKKFSSIKQLISLD, from the coding sequence ATGAACGACAATTATGATTTCGCAAAATCATACAACAGATCAATTTTACTGCTGTCTTTGTTCATAACGGTCTTTTATTCACTGAATACCTACATTCAAAAAATCAGTTCTCCTAAAGAAAAAACCCCGATTTCCAAACCTGTTTATCTTGAAATAGCAAAAGAAAATCAGTCCCCATATATTGTTGAATTAAATGGCGATTATGAAGCCAATAGATTTGTCGAATCGTATCGACTCCATAGGCTCCCAAAGAATGGTGATAAGTTGATTATCACTGCGGAAAATAAGGTAATATTCTCTAGAATGAACGGTAGAAAGAGCCTAGTCCTCGGAGTTCCTATCGGAATCAATTCCGCAACTTTCGAGGACCTCGAAAATCTACCAGGAATAGGTACGAAATTAGCTCAAAAAATTATCGAGTATAGAAAATTCAATCGTAATTTTAAGAATCTTTATGAGTTGGAGAAGATAGATGGAATAGGAGAAAAGAAGTTTAGCTCCATAAAACAGCTTATAAGCCTGGATTAA
- a CDS encoding isochorismatase, with amino-acid sequence MINPNRHELAIPPHFDPDMVSKVWKVDYQKIAKTASDWSKKHNIQPSGNESFKLCLMIVDAQNTFCIPDFELFVGGRSGKGAVHDNQKLCDFIYRNLHLITQIMPTMDTHQAMQIFHSIFLVDEKGEHPSPFTLISHEDIRDGRWRFNELLSHDLKRNPQYINSYLLHYTEELKKTGKYELTIWPYHAMLGGIGHALVSSIEEAIFFHTMARHSQPYIHVKGDNPLTEHYSVLGPEVKSGPDGNPIGLRAESLFQKTSQSEELSYELTAFDAIVIAGQAKSHCVAWTISDLLDVVMKVDKSLVEKVYLLEDCTSPVVIPGIIDYTDEADMAFKRFEDAGMHIVSSTEPIASWPGLE; translated from the coding sequence ATGATTAATCCGAACCGACATGAGCTTGCGATTCCTCCCCATTTCGATCCAGACATGGTATCCAAGGTATGGAAGGTGGATTATCAAAAAATTGCTAAGACCGCAAGCGACTGGTCTAAGAAGCATAATATTCAGCCTTCAGGTAATGAAAGCTTCAAGCTTTGTCTCATGATTGTCGATGCTCAGAATACCTTTTGCATCCCGGATTTTGAGCTTTTTGTTGGTGGCAGGTCTGGAAAAGGAGCAGTACATGACAATCAAAAATTATGCGATTTCATATACCGAAACCTGCACCTAATTACCCAGATCATGCCCACAATGGACACACACCAGGCAATGCAAATTTTCCATAGTATATTTCTCGTGGATGAGAAGGGAGAGCACCCCTCCCCTTTTACTCTCATCTCACATGAAGATATCAGAGATGGTCGCTGGCGATTTAATGAATTACTCAGCCATGATTTGAAACGAAATCCGCAGTACATTAACAGTTATCTGCTGCATTACACGGAGGAGTTAAAAAAAACAGGCAAGTATGAACTCACGATTTGGCCGTATCATGCAATGTTGGGTGGCATCGGTCACGCTTTGGTCTCATCTATCGAAGAGGCGATTTTTTTCCATACGATGGCAAGGCACAGTCAGCCATATATTCATGTTAAGGGAGATAATCCTTTGACCGAGCATTACTCGGTTTTAGGCCCAGAAGTGAAATCGGGTCCAGACGGCAACCCCATAGGATTAAGGGCAGAATCACTGTTTCAGAAAACTTCACAGTCAGAGGAATTATCTTACGAATTGACAGCCTTTGACGCAATTGTAATAGCTGGTCAGGCAAAGAGTCATTGTGTTGCATGGACAATATCTGACTTACTGGATGTAGTAATGAAAGTCGATAAGAGCCTGGTAGAAAAGGTCTATCTATTGGAGGATTGCACATCGCCGGTGGTGATTCCCGGGATTATAGACTATACGGACGAAGCTGATATGGCCTTTAAAAGATTTGAAGATGCCGGGATGCATATTGTAAGCTCAACAGAGCCAATAGCAAGCTGGCCAGGTCTAGAATAG
- a CDS encoding BadF/BadG/BcrA/BcrD ATPase family protein has product MINIIGIDAGGSKTRVVHASVADTSKIGFGLIRETYFNSYNYRQDGIIGLNQLIKEILCTFQIKDIENTLLLGGFAGAGTDKSHRDIQRGFEKHGFRKNLSNITSDASLLLMAIGNIGIVLIAGTGSVCIGRRKASEDGKEIYVRAGGYGFRTYSEPGGYQLGMRAIDAALKIEDGRGQIPTVLYHRIRDHFNVTNLGQIIPLIYPPSGTKSNVNSQIAGLSKVVLKAAHEGDRLAIHFVKDIVDNFADHIHAVHSKLGLKNALIGLHGGLFADPYGEELLIRPLTQHALLNKHDLKLITLGIKKGDTDPLIEAMKHEILKKQQ; this is encoded by the coding sequence ATGATAAACATTATTGGAATTGATGCGGGTGGTTCAAAAACTAGAGTTGTCCACGCTTCTGTCGCAGATACCAGTAAAATAGGGTTTGGATTAATAAGAGAAACCTACTTCAATTCATATAATTATAGACAAGATGGGATTATCGGTCTGAATCAGCTTATTAAAGAAATCCTATGCACTTTTCAGATCAAGGACATAGAGAATACCCTTCTGCTTGGTGGATTTGCCGGTGCTGGAACAGACAAATCTCATAGAGATATTCAAAGAGGATTTGAGAAACATGGCTTTCGTAAGAACTTGAGCAATATTACCAGTGACGCCAGCCTGCTTTTAATGGCAATCGGAAATATCGGGATAGTTTTAATCGCTGGAACAGGCTCCGTATGTATAGGTAGGAGAAAGGCATCAGAGGACGGGAAAGAGATATATGTCCGGGCGGGCGGTTATGGATTTCGGACATACTCAGAACCAGGGGGGTACCAATTGGGAATGAGGGCGATTGATGCTGCGCTCAAGATAGAAGATGGGAGAGGACAAATACCTACTGTTCTATATCACAGAATAAGGGATCATTTTAATGTTACGAATCTTGGCCAGATAATTCCGCTAATCTATCCGCCATCAGGTACAAAAAGCAATGTTAACAGCCAGATAGCAGGTCTTTCTAAAGTTGTACTTAAAGCCGCTCACGAAGGTGACAGATTAGCAATTCATTTCGTTAAGGATATAGTTGATAATTTTGCTGATCATATTCATGCCGTGCACAGCAAACTGGGATTAAAAAACGCTTTAATTGGGCTCCATGGTGGACTATTTGCGGACCCATATGGGGAAGAGCTCCTCATAAGACCATTGACACAACATGCGCTTTTGAATAAGCATGATCTAAAACTCATTACCTTAGGAATAAAAAAGGGCGATACCGATCCCCTGATCGAGGCAATGAAGCACGAAATCCTCAAGAAGCAACAATAA